Proteins encoded together in one Triticum dicoccoides isolate Atlit2015 ecotype Zavitan chromosome 7B, WEW_v2.0, whole genome shotgun sequence window:
- the LOC119336184 gene encoding uncharacterized protein LOC119336184 isoform X2, which translates to MAAGGAITNKTLDEAFLLIESIAFHQLQWYNKKPTSDSLVCLQQITTPQPPILTQKHEPLSQCDKIELAWIIFDNDDTILVDTHATDHMDTSVGDTVLHCDDSSMDEPELQLVVFDIEESPLVDIDHVLLEPDMEKFTFDDVSRIASSTLEPEMESFMVEYG; encoded by the exons ATGGCAGCGGGTGGAGCTATTACAAACAAGACACTTGATGAAGCTTTTCTGCTGATTGAGAGCATAGCTTTCCACCAACTTCAGTGGTACAATAAGAAGCCCACGTCTGATTCATTGGTTTGCTTGCAACAAATCACTACACCTCAACCACCAATTCTTACACAAAAGCATGAGCCTCTATCTCAGTGTGACAAGATTGAGCTTGCATGGATTATCTTTGACAATGATGACACCATTTTAGTTGACACACACGCTACAGATCATATGGATACTAGTGTTGGAGATACGGTTTTGCATTGTGATGATTCTTCCATGGATGAGCCAGAGCTGCAGTTAGTTGTTTTTGATATTGAGGAGTCACCTTTAGTTGATATTGATCATGTGCTGCTAGAGCCAGATATGGAGAAGTTCACCTTTGATGATGTTAGCCGCATTGCTTCCTCAACACTTGAGCCTGAGATGGAGAGCTTCATGGTTGAGTATG GCTGA
- the LOC119336184 gene encoding uncharacterized protein LOC119336184 isoform X1: MAAGGAITNKTLDEAFLLIESIAFHQLQWYNKKPTSDSLVCLQQITTPQPPILTQKHEPLSQCDKIELAWIIFDNDDTILVDTHATDHMDTSVGDTVLHCDDSSMDEPELQLVVFDIEESPLVDIDHVLLEPDMEKFTFDDVSRIASSTLEPEMESFMVEYGEVDSDVEEPSSTISLVDTSPVEISTTTPHLADQVRDDIPWDPGGFTAW; encoded by the exons ATGGCAGCGGGTGGAGCTATTACAAACAAGACACTTGATGAAGCTTTTCTGCTGATTGAGAGCATAGCTTTCCACCAACTTCAGTGGTACAATAAGAAGCCCACGTCTGATTCATTGGTTTGCTTGCAACAAATCACTACACCTCAACCACCAATTCTTACACAAAAGCATGAGCCTCTATCTCAGTGTGACAAGATTGAGCTTGCATGGATTATCTTTGACAATGATGACACCATTTTAGTTGACACACACGCTACAGATCATATGGATACTAGTGTTGGAGATACGGTTTTGCATTGTGATGATTCTTCCATGGATGAGCCAGAGCTGCAGTTAGTTGTTTTTGATATTGAGGAGTCACCTTTAGTTGATATTGATCATGTGCTGCTAGAGCCAGATATGGAGAAGTTCACCTTTGATGATGTTAGCCGCATTGCTTCCTCAACACTTGAGCCTGAGATGGAGAGCTTCATGGTTGAGTATGGTGAGGTCGATTCAGATGTCGAGGAGCCAAGCTCTACTATTTCACTTGTTGACACGAGTCCGGTTGAAATTTCTACTACCACACCTCACTTG GCTGACCAAGTTCGAGATGACATCCCATGGGATCCTGGTGGATTCACGGCATGGTGA